The following is a genomic window from Thaumasiovibrio subtropicus.
TCACTAACTTCAAGTTTGCAGAAATGGGTACCCGTCGTCGCTTCAGTGCCAGTGTGCAGCGTGATGTCTTGGATTATCTCCAACACGAAATTCCAAATTTACTTGTTGGTACCAGTAACTACCATCTCGCTCGCGAAATGAATTTAACGCCCATAGGCACCGTTGCACACGAATGGTTTATGGCGCACCAAGCAATGGTTAATGTACGTGACTCACAACGTGTGGCATTGAATCGTTGGAATGAAGTGTTTGCGGGTAAGCTTGGCGTGGCACTGAGTGACACCATTGGCCTTGATGCGTTCTTAAATGACTTTGATATTCGCTTAGCAAAGGCTTTCTCGGGGGTACGTCACGATTCAGGCTGTCCATTCCGCTGGGGGGACCGCATGATTGCTCACTATCAAGAACTGGGTATCGATCCTTTGAGTAAAACGCTGGTCTTTACCGATGGTCTCGATTTCAACCAAGCACTCGACATTTGTGAGTACTTCAAAGATAGAATCGATATTAGTTTTGGTATCGGCACTTTTCTGGCCAATGATATGGGCGGCTGGGAAAGCAGTGAAGGCGCAGTGTATCGTCCGTTATCTATGGTCATCAAAATGGTCGCTTGTAATGATTCCCCCGTCGCGAAAATCAGTGACGAACCCGAAAAAGCGATGTGTGAGGACGTTTTCTTTCTCTTAAATCTCAAACAACGTTTTGGTATCCCTATCGATCTGGATAACACGATTAAGCAACTGCAGGCGATGCAACAAATCAGTTAAACGACGCTTTAGGGACAGTGAAAATAGTCATGCTCAAAAACAACAACGCCTAAAAACAACAATGCCGCACTCTCAAAGTGCGGCATTGTCTACGCTAGTCATGGGTTAAGCCATTAAAGCGCCACGCCTATATTACTGATAGGCTCTTCACGTAAATCGGCGCGAAGCCCTTTAATCATTTCAATATCACGCTTCTCTGCGCTGCGTAGAACACGGAAGAGTTCCCACTGTACATCCCATTCGCCACAAACCGCTTCATTCTCTTTTTGATTGTCGTTAGTGACTGCACTTCCCGTCTGCGCTTCTTCTAAATCAGCCACTGTTTGCGCTGATAAGGTAGAAATTTTGACCAACGATTCCATCAAAATATCGCGATCTAACAAACCATGTAACAAGTGAGACAGCGCGACACACGCATCAAGCGCAGGGTAAACGAGATAGATATCGTGTTCATCTTCGGCAGGCACAAGCTCTTCCAAACGCTCCAACTGACGCTCAAAATTCACTTTAGCATTTTTGACTGTCAGTGATTCCCAAAGGCTGTCTAATATCAGGTGCATTTGCATTGGATCAGCGAATTCAGTTTGCTCACAGAACAAAACATAGTTGGGATACATACGCTCACATAACGCCGTCATAAAGGTGATGTGTTGCCAAGGTTCTAATTTTTCAAGACGAAGCTGTACTGGGTTCTGTAACATAGGATATTCTGCGGTTATCGTTTGAGCGCAAGTGTACTCGATTCGCGCACCGTGCAAAAGGAAAAGCCGTGAACAAATTACTGATACTCTCCCGACAAAAAGAAAAGTATTTGCAACTGTTAAGCGATGCGCAACTGCCACACCTGAGCATCACCGATGACCACCAGCAAGCCAATATTGTCTTAGCAGATCCACCTCTGGTGGCTGGACAACTCGATAATTTGCCACGACTGCAATGGCTGCAATCCACCTTTGCTGGCATTGATGCCCTTACCACAACGACGTTACGTCAAGACTACACCTTAACCAATGTGCGTGGCATTTTCGGCCCTTTGATTGCTGAGTATGTGATGGGTTATCTCATTCAACACTACCGCGACTTTACGCGCTACGCGGATCAACAAAGAGACAATGTTTGGCAACCCCATCACTATAGCTCGCTGCAAGGCAAACGCATTCTCATTCTAGGCACAGGGTCTATTGGTGGCCACTTAGCACGTGTTGCAAAAGTGATGGGTATGAAGGTGTTGGGCCTGAACCGCTCTGGTATTGTTCGTAGTCGTGATTTCGATAAGATCTTCAATTTCGAACAACTTCACGAAGTGCTACCGCAATCAGATGTCATCGTATCGACCTTGCCGGCGACGTCTGACACACATAATTTGCTCAATCAAACCAACCTACTGGATTGTAAGGGCGCATTACTCTTTAGTGTGGGGCGCGGCGATGTTTTATCTGAATCAGGGTTGCTTGATGCTCTAGAGGCCGGCACCGTGCGCCATGCATGGCTGGACGTCTTTAAACAAGAGCCACTGCCGACGGATCACCCTCTATGGCAGCATCCTGCGGTCACGCTGACGCCACATATTGCAGCCGAGAGTTTTCCTGACCAAGTCTTCAATATCTTCTCGCACAACTACTTGCAGTGGCATGCGAGAGAGCCCCTTGATTGTGTGGTCGATTTTGACAAAGGCTATTAATCCCCGCGTTTCACCGTGCGATCTCTTCCAACAGGCGTGCCAGCAGGCACGCCTTTGTCGTCTTTGTGCCGAAGATATCTCCCCACGTCCGGTCGTCGTCGGCAGTCAAGACGCGCCGATTCTCATTATTGGCCAAGCCCCCGGAAAACGTGTCCATGAGACAGGCATACCATGGAATGATCCCAGCGGCGAACGCCTACGAGACTGGCTTAACGTCGATAAAGAAACCTTTTACGACGAAAGTAAGTTTGCCATTGTACCTATGGGACTGTGTTATCCCGGGAAAGGTAAAAGTGGCGATCTACCACCACGAAAAGTGTGCGCGCCACATTGGCACCCGCAGCTCTTGCCCTTGCTAAAGCAGCATCGCTTAACCTTGCTCATCGGACAATACGCCCAACACTACTACCTAGAGGACAAACCTAAGACGTTGACTGACACGGTTAAGCAGTGGCAACGTTACGCACCAGAGACTTTTGCGCTTCCGCATCCCTCCCCCAGAAATAGGCTGTGGTTAACGAAAAATCCGTGGTTTGAACAGGATGTAATCCCACCCCTGCGCTTAGCCGTACAGGCAGCGCTCGAAAGCAAGAAAGTGTTCACAGGAAAAAAAGCCTAAAAAGCTGCACGACAAACAA
Proteins encoded in this region:
- a CDS encoding D-2-hydroxyacid dehydrogenase; this translates as MNKLLILSRQKEKYLQLLSDAQLPHLSITDDHQQANIVLADPPLVAGQLDNLPRLQWLQSTFAGIDALTTTTLRQDYTLTNVRGIFGPLIAEYVMGYLIQHYRDFTRYADQQRDNVWQPHHYSSLQGKRILILGTGSIGGHLARVAKVMGMKVLGLNRSGIVRSRDFDKIFNFEQLHEVLPQSDVIVSTLPATSDTHNLLNQTNLLDCKGALLFSVGRGDVLSESGLLDALEAGTVRHAWLDVFKQEPLPTDHPLWQHPAVTLTPHIAAESFPDQVFNIFSHNYLQWHAREPLDCVVDFDKGY
- the pncB gene encoding nicotinate phosphoribosyltransferase; its protein translation is MNTQLFQDTIIQSILDLDVYKINMMNAAHCLYPDTQVRYELIVRSDEDLTELLPEIRQEIMLLDRYHFTDDQIQYLEAKSPYLSKSFLESLRYFRFFPQRQIELGIGQQHSKQPQLTITIQGSWKDTILYETLIMSIVSEVRNRRRWGQIPVEQFRKVLVEKVKMIKHAIAERGITNFKFAEMGTRRRFSASVQRDVLDYLQHEIPNLLVGTSNYHLAREMNLTPIGTVAHEWFMAHQAMVNVRDSQRVALNRWNEVFAGKLGVALSDTIGLDAFLNDFDIRLAKAFSGVRHDSGCPFRWGDRMIAHYQELGIDPLSKTLVFTDGLDFNQALDICEYFKDRIDISFGIGTFLANDMGGWESSEGAVYRPLSMVIKMVACNDSPVAKISDEPEKAMCEDVFFLLNLKQRFGIPIDLDNTIKQLQAMQQIS
- a CDS encoding uracil-DNA glycosylase family protein translates to MTKAINPRVSPCDLFQQACQQARLCRLCAEDISPRPVVVGSQDAPILIIGQAPGKRVHETGIPWNDPSGERLRDWLNVDKETFYDESKFAIVPMGLCYPGKGKSGDLPPRKVCAPHWHPQLLPLLKQHRLTLLIGQYAQHYYLEDKPKTLTDTVKQWQRYAPETFALPHPSPRNRLWLTKNPWFEQDVIPPLRLAVQAALESKKVFTGKKA
- a CDS encoding YjaG family protein, which codes for MLQNPVQLRLEKLEPWQHITFMTALCERMYPNYVLFCEQTEFADPMQMHLILDSLWESLTVKNAKVNFERQLERLEELVPAEDEHDIYLVYPALDACVALSHLLHGLLDRDILMESLVKISTLSAQTVADLEEAQTGSAVTNDNQKENEAVCGEWDVQWELFRVLRSAEKRDIEMIKGLRADLREEPISNIGVAL